TTGTCTGCAGACCCACTCTGCGCAAGGCCTGAGATCATTGCTGTCCACAAAACTACATCCTTATCTGAACTCCTTTCAAACATTCTAAATGCAATGTCAATGTTCCCACATTTTAGGTACGTTACAATTAACGATGTTTCAACATGTGCATCCAAGTCAAAACCAGCTCTTAAAATCTGCCCATGCAAGCACCTTCCCAATTTCAACTCACCCCTTGATGCAGCCACAGACAAGACCGACCCAAAAGTCTGCAGATCAAGCATAAAACCTTGTACCCTCATCGTCTTGAGAAGTAGCAAAACTTCACATAGATTCCCAATCTGAGAATAGGCTGAGATCAACGAATTCCACGAAACCAGGTCCCTTTCATCCATGTGATCAAACAACTTCCTAGAATCATCAATTTTTCCACACTTCCCATACACATTCAGAAAAGAATTTGATAAGTTTATATCAGACACAAACCCACACAAAATTGCACAACCATGCAAACACTGCACGGTAGCAAGTTCAGAAACTCCAAGCAGCAAGTTCAACATGGTAACGCTACTGGGTGGAATTCCCTGGTGACGCATTCCATCAAACAGAAAAAAGGCTTCTGAAACATGACCCATGCGCGAGTAGCACCCAATAATGGTGGTCCAAGGTACAACGTTTCTCACGGGCATAAAGTCGAAAACTTTGCGAGCAACATCGACGCACCCAAATTTGGCGTAGAAATTGATCAAAGAAGAGGCAATGTAGGGATCAAGGGACAAGCCCTTAACAAGGACCCTTTGATGGAGGGAGAGACCGAGGGAAAAGAGGTTGAGAGAAGAGCAAGCTTTGAGAAGACTGGGGAAGGTGTAGGCGTCAGAAGGGACTTGGGTTTTGAGCATAGAGGCATAGGTAACAAGAACTTGTCGGTGAGCACCTTGGGATGAATGGCGGTTGATTATGGCATTGAGGGAGTTTGTAGTGGCTGAAGATGAAGTTGGGTGTGGTAGTGACACCACACAACGTTTTAGGACACTAAAACTCAGCAGTAATTGCGGCTTTGGTTTGTAAGAAAACATGATCCATTCCTATTTCATGCTGCCCGGCTAAGCTTGAACCAAATCACCAAATATCTCAGCTTGATAAATGGTTTGATAAACCACTTTGTGTACATGGATTAAAGGGTTCAGTAACTCCTCATGCATTGCTCCAAAAAGTTGCGGCTTGGAAAaagaattttattaatattaaatgatttataattttataactttcgTAGACCTCAACttcatctatttaaaaaaaaattaattattactaaaaaaaaggtTCTCCCGAATAAAAACGTGATATTTCTTAGGAGTTGGTACTTCAAAGATCTGAGGAGAGATCCAACTCTTGGACTCATGTAAGTAAGAACTtagagatattaaaaaaaatatgtataaaagtgaataagaaaaaattgaataaatactCGACTAATGTTAATCTATATTTGTGGGCTTTAATAAGGTTTGCGAAGGTAAAATCTATTATTGGGTACATGAAGTTTGTTATGCACATTTGATTAGgtgaagaaaaatgattttctttaCAAGTATAACGCTGCTCGTTTAGGAATTGATTCAGAAATTTTATTAGCTGGGAAGATGGGGACGCGCACCATGTTTGATGCAGAAGTGATTGGCGCGAAAGTTCacgaattcaaattcaatagtAAAAAACACGTATGACCATTTAGGTAAGAGAACAAAGTTACTTCTAATAAAAATGTAACTCGTCAGACTgctatttttcatataattattttcgGTGCTGCATATCATTATTCTTTCAAATTATCTTGGTTCAGCTTCACCTGAATAGGTTGGTTCTTATGTTTGACAGAAAATGTATACAGCTTTCAATCTAGAAGACTATTCCGAATACAAAGCTGTCCCATAACTCTGACCACCACCATCATTCATGTTCACGGATATACTAAGTTATGGCTTGAATAATTTTCTCATGCTGTTCTGAGTTTGATATGTGAATGTCAGCACCAATATACCAACCCAAAGAGACTGCAAAATTAGGATAGCTACTTCTCGTCTTTCTTTGGATATTCTCTGGCTCCAAATATGGCAGTCCCAATCCTAACATTTGTACTTCCCATCTCGATCTGCAAATTAGAGTTAGctggttaaaaaaatataatcacaaATCACATACGTATCTTTTCCTGTTTAAGCCATCTATTTTCTAAGGGGAAATTATAATTCCTTACAGCTTGCTCAAAGTCCCCAGTCATTCCCATTGATAGCTCACATTGCGTTTCTGGTATTCCAAGTGCTTTACAAACTTCACTTCTGCAATTGGACAACATCTTGATAGTGCAGAAGAATATTTAGTTTGGAGAATTATCTACAAAAGCAAACAAATAGGAAGACCCCAAAAAACCAATGAACCATGTCCAAAATGTACAGTCGCCACCTTAAAATTTTCGGGGGTGGATGAATAATCTAGCATGCCAATTGTCATTAGACCAGAAAACTCAAGGTTTGGGCAGTTTGTGATGTGCTTTGCAAGATCCACACACAGAGCCGGTTCAACACCAAATTTGGCTGGCAAGAAATACCAGGCAAATATCAGTCTTGATACCAATAATAAACTGAAAACTTTTACAACTATGTTTTAAAATGGgacaaatgaaaaacaaagatGTTGGGCATAGATTATAAACTAGAAGTCAAGTAattattctaataaatattcattgcgtttacatatttacatatttagGTATTGAGATATATGATGCTACAATCAATAATTTTCCTAACATATTTTCAGTAAAAGAATTGGAAGCAACATTTTCTTGTGATTTTGTTGTTATTGTCACATTAAATCTATTATGGAGAAGCCGTGTCAAAAAAAATTGGGTTAATGATCTAACACAACCAAGTCAACATTATTAAGCTACCCTACTGCAGATAGTGATTAGTGAATTGGTTGGCTAATCTGTCAAGTGCAACTTACAGGTTTCTCCACTCGTATTCACTTGAACAAAAACTTTCAACGGTTTCCTCCCAACATTTGCTACAGCACGATCAAGAAGATTTGCAATCTGTCAGACAATAGAATACCAATAATCGGTACAACATTTGCAAGAGAATACTAAATCACattcactaaataaaaaatatcttgttTGACAGCACATTTTAGACATAAACTATATTCTATGGGAGTATTTCTATAAATTAACTTATACATAAGCTGATAATAGTTTATGGAGAGTCTAATTCaagttttattcttattttactcttttagaAAGAGCATACAAAAAAGTTCATCCAAACAAGACTaacatgtaatataattttatttccacAGATCCAGAGAACTCATTGACTAAGAGGTAGCGCCACAGATTAATTCTAGAATGTGAGGCCTATCTGCAAAATTACCATTTATATGCGAAAGACTTCAAGTGAAACCCAAAAATCTTGTCTGAAACTCGTCATCATATTATACCTAATTTTCAGGTTCTATGAATTTTCCATATTCCGTCCCCCTCAGAATTTAAAACTCGGGATTTAGCTCCTTATATGTGTACTCATACACGAGAAAACATACTACCTCGACAACCAAAACAAATTATGAAGAAACAAAAGTACCTTCTCGTCATCCACAGTTTCTACACAAGCAAGGTTGGGAACACCAGCTgtgaaacataaaagaaaagcaTTAGAATCCCCATTCATCACCTCAACAGTAAACCCATATTATTAATGTGGTAAATATGAATTCATCtccacaaaaacaaattttccaaaaccCACCATCTAGCAAAATTGTGCTCATGTTTCTTAATAAACGAACAGTCAACAATtaggtaaaattattttacaagtgcccatttttttaaaatcaagtttgaaaacaaaataaaagatgtCTTAAACTCTAAATTAATCGAAACTGAGACAATAATAATGAAACGTCGCCGTTTCAGTTGCAGCAATGGAAGTAGGGATAGTGAATAATAGATACCGATAAGAGGCTTGACTTTGTTACTCTGCAAATTGCCAATGAGATGCCACTCGATGTCATCGGGAAGCTGTGGTTGAGAAAGAAAATGTAAGTATTGAGAAGTGAATCCAAAAAGCATGAAAGGGAAAGAGCTAACCAACCTCTGGAGCCTTTTGAAGGATTTCCTGAACGTAGTTCTCGCCGAAGGATCTATGGCCGGCGTCGTATACCTGACGGAGAGCAGAAACTGACTTGGTCTTGCTAGCCGCCACAACACGGATCTCTTGCAAATTCCGGCCAGAGCGCTCAGTAGCCCCTTGGACGCGGTCCAGTACCGCTTTCAGCGACGGCGCTGCTGACGATGCCATTGGCCTTGTCCCTTCTCATTCACCACCCGATCTTCCACATATGTAAAAGGACAGGGTGATATGGAATATTGGACGTGGGCCCAGGTACTTGCTTTTTTAATACTACGtggttttatattattttgtaaattagtcaTTTCCACGTGTTTGTACAGGAAACCCCgaagaaaacaaaatagttCAACTTCAATcaagtttaaattatattacaaatttttatatttttaattgagtttttattaaaaggaaatttattctaaatataaattaataaaagtgaCATCATCTTCTcgtcaataataataataattaaataagtgaCCATTtacatagaaaataatattttaaacaaatgaatttttttaataaaaactaaattaaaaatatttagtttatgatatatttaaaacttagttaaaaaaaaagtaattatattttaacctttaggtttttatctttaaaattatcaattatataagttttaaataattgattattttcatatataatctaagtttttcattattataataaataattaaaagaattatatcacaaaaaataaaataattttaattttaatattttgtaaaaaaatattttaatatttaggcattaattttataaaaaaaattaaattccatcgattaaattataaatcaaactttgtatattttaaatttttaaattgatatgtAGAAAACAAATAgtaatttattgataattaattatttaaataaattgaaaattaatttttaagtaaccttTTTTATATTGTTCCCAACTTTATAAGATAATTActctataatttctttttaattgtaactcttccttaatttttattaaattttaaacaaaggtatttttattaatttactatattaattaattaattaatttttattctatcatgttaatacaaaataattctttatttttcattttttttctccaaattaaaaaaaaaaacatttttactatttttttccttcttttattttctttttaattctctCCCAAAGTCAAACAAGGCATTTCTTATGTTGAATTACTAACTGTGTTAGTCTCAATTAATATGCTATACATGTTTTCTAAGATTTAGACTTCTTTTCTTGCTCTTGATAGATGGAGAGATAAACCTAATTAATAAGTTGGGCTGGTTAGATGAAATAATGTTACATTGCATTGTATGCACCAATGACAATAaagtaatacaaatattttgaattagatttaaactttatttattaagataatatcaaaatttggttttatcaatttttaaaaaaataaataatatatatatatatataatggataatgataaaaatattattaataaattaaaatataaattagaaggTTTAACATAAATTACTTTCAATACTTACTAATACTTGTGTCCTACAGTGAATATGTACATGAGTTATACAATGggaaaataaagttcaaataagaattaatgtttttataattatagacttaattaatttgattattatatttagatttatgattacttttattattgtattttttaactaattaaatcttaataatattgttgaaatgaaatcaattcaattatttttgttagattgatatcatttaaaaagTATCACGTATCCAAAGTTggattgaattatattttactttagtATCCTCTGCTTTAACACAGCACAACTTCACATCACCTTCCAAAGTGTGTCAAGTTATCAGAAGGATCAAAAttgactttatttaaaaatattgattcaattagtaaaaaatttatacaaaaggaaaataaatcatataagAATTTTGTCACCTAATTGGTTGGTTATTTAGAATGTTTGCCTTAAGATATgcgaagtcaaaatatataccTGTACAAAACAACGGTCAAACTAGGCGATTGGAATGTCTGCATAGTATGGTGGTTCTGTAACGCATTTTTAGTTTCCTTAGACTGCACATAATTAAAAGACtagttgtttttcttatttttcattcagcatatatatatatataaccatttAGTTGTTCTTGGATAATCTTTCCATTTTCAACTTATTAGTTATATTGAAGAAGTTCCTGCCAGAAATTAAGCCTAACATTATCTGGCCATTGATTTAGACCACCCCACTAACAACACTCACACGTAGGCTACTAACTCATGCACGTAATCTATGCAAAATCAAAACTCATCAACCTCCTCTTCTATAAATACATGAAGCATTCTGAACCAAAACATCCACCTCCACCCATTACTTAAATTTTCTATACATTAACGCAAACGGAAAAACAACAATGAAGTTGTTGAAGACCCTCTTCCTTGTGCTCTTCATAATGGCTTTGGCCATTACTGTAGCAACATCTTCAGAGTGGAATGAAGAGACAAAGTCTCTCCGAGGAACAAGCCGGTTCCTTTCCCAGAATGGAAGGGTGGCGTTGACATGTGAAAAAAACCCAAAGATATGCCTTGTTAAAGGTAGTGCAGGGCCTGATTGCTGCAACAACAAGTGTGTGAAGTTTTTGACAGATCGACAAAACTGTGGGAGGTGTGGAAAGAAATGCAGCTTCGGAAAGATATGCTGTGAAGGGAAGTGCGTGAACCCTAACACTAACAAGAAGCATTGTGGCAAATGTGGCAACAAGTGCAACGCCAAAGGTTCTTGTGTTTTCGGGATGTGCAGCTATGCATAGTGTGTTTGCAACACACTCAAGCTTATTATTATTCTTTGCAATGGTTAATTACTTGGTTTTTTTacgaattatatatatatatatatatatatatatatatatatatatatatatatatatatatatatatatatatatatatatatatatatatctcctTGAAtgtctttattattgttttcaaaatagtttGTAATTGGTGATTTGTGAAATAAAGCAattatgtatgttattttttattgaaatgttTATTATGTAATCCTCATCATCAAATATGATAAGATTTTCAATTCAAATGCTCTTCACATACGTGTAAGTATTACACTTGACAATacaatgtaatatatatatatatataattctctATTATTCATTGGATGGATCAAATTTAcctatcaataataatgattcatcttttgtttttctaaaactCAACGGATTGTACTATCGACactaaattaatcaatttaatctAATTGATTTTTTCAGAATTAAAtcgttcttttttttttagtttttttaaaattcattttataattgtcttgagtttttttaaatattactttatgAATGGATTGGATagtttatttattgaaaaaaaaaacaatgaattgGGTCGAGAtataatcaaaaaaataaaatacgaataataatactataacaactattatcaaaaaaaaaaaaatatatatatatatatatatatatatatatatatatatatatatatgaaaataaccTACCAATGAAAAACCTAATCCAAACTTAAGTATAATTAGTCTATTTTTTATGCATtggagtattttttttttcaatgttgtGCGATATTTTAAAAGGTTGATCAAAtaatagttaatttaaaatgtttgtttagaaaaacaaattacaaatatatatgaCTGACTGTGAAGAAAAAAAcagtcaatttaatttttatgacgtttttgattaaagaaaaagaagacatGACAAGATTCTCATCATTGAAGTttgaagaagaacaagaagacTTGATAAGATTCCCTAATCgaaagttgaaaaaaaagtagaagTGATAAGATATTCATCATGACACGTTTGACAAAAGACAATATATTTTCATGAAGgaatcttaaatagtaaaagtaaagaaaaaaaattgtaaattatgCAAGAATATTATAGCAAATTATGTAGTTTTTAGTGTGTTCTTGTGTACCTATAAATAAGTGTCTAGGATGAAAGGTATGAGTTTCAAAGACAAAATGTAACGTAAGAGTTTGTAACAACATTTTATCAAGTAATATTCATGAAGACTTCAAAGTTTTTTCTCAATCGGTAAACATCTTTTTGGTCAAGATAAATTGTGATGCTATTACCCAACAAACTAATATTTGGATATAGTAAATATAATAACTCTAGTAAACACAAAATTAATAACAGTGCTAACTTGAATAGAAATTTACCTTGACCactcaattaaaataaatttgagtgGACTgatataaatcatttttctgTTAAATCAAAAGCGAATGAACCAATTCAAAATGAGTTGActttaaagtaattttattttataatttttttaccaaattAGTTTAATATAGCCTAATAATGATGTTGCACATATTGTGattaaataatacatttaaaattactaaatcaAAATTCAAACTTAAAAGGTGATGCAAAAGTGAAAAGTTAGTGCTTTCTTTAGAGAAAATGTCCAAAATTCAGTTTATATATATTACGattttctcaattttgtttataaaacatacataaaataaattaaaattaaacatataatgTAAAAAGaacaagttatttttttataaactaaacatCAAAAACTCAATCTAATAAACATTTTGGCtgataaattgaatttaatcaAAATACTCAAAAATATGTAATCAAGGTGCTTAAGTTCACCGATagtcaaaagataattttggaATAAAGAAAAGTCTAagtttatttttccaaaaataataataatatataaacaccTTTTTTTCCACGAAGGCCCTTTACAGCAAAACACAACTAGTAATTTAAGCAAACATTGAAAAACATTTGTACGTAGACTAACATATTTACacctttaaataaattaataaatctaacatcaaaatattataacaaaaattgataaaatactAATAACAGTGTTactttattcatttaaaaatggattaagtttgataaaaaaaaaattgaatgactTTCAGActtttttctgaattaaagaCTTTATTAAAAGTATTGACTTAATTTAGTTGGAATGTACCTTCCTCAAAAAGTAaggttaatatatttttttcatgcaaATAGGGGACATAATAAGACTTTGTCATTCATGCAGAGAACAGTCTTTGGAAAATGTTGACTACTGcttatattttatcattcatGTAAAAGgataacaagttttttttttctttacccAAGGAAAAGTTTGTTTTGTAAACATCGACTTTCTTTCTCAGAGAATCTCCTCAATTAGCAGATGATAAAggtaaaattcaatttaatgatatatatatatatatatatatatatatatatatatatatatatatatatatatatatatatatatatatatatatatatacttaaaaaaagcaatctataaaaaatgatttctGAACTAACTTTTGACTTTTTTTGGCatgaacaaaaattaattaaaaaccaaTTAAAGTTGGTAATATTGttaagttaaattattaaaatatttagtgaAATTATGAACATAAATAACATATTTGCGTATATATTTATACGACATTAgtatataaattttcattttttttacttatgaaatatattttgaaagtatttatgatttaaatttcCTAATattcctaaaatttatttacggATAAATTACTTTACTTtcaattacaatatatttttcatattatatttattgttaactTATGCCACATCATACaacatttttattacaatataaaataaaataataatatattttgaaatagacATGAGAcgttaaaacaaaataaaaaataaagcaaaagtacaatttgtaatcttaaaaatattttaaaccagTAAAAGGTATCTGAAATGAAACACGTTAAGGTGGTTGTTGACTCtctattatttacttatttctttttcttatatcaGAAGGAAGAAAAAGCATAGCAGTGCCTCTGTAACGGTTTTTTCTGGTTTATTTCAGGAAAGACTGCGTTTCCTTAATACTTTCTTACAGACAATTAAATGTTCCATACGGCACATGTTAATCTTGGATCAGCACAACAACACACAACATATATGCTACATATTCACATTTCATAcgtaaaaaaatcaaatctatCTAATTTCGTTAATTCGCCACACATTAGTTAGCTAGCTGTTGAATTAGACCGTTCCACTTGCACACTGTTTGAATCTTTCCAATCTACTATACTGTTATCTTAAGGTTGTTGAATTGACTCCATTTCCTTCTATATATAGCCACCCAATAAGAACTCTTCATTCCACTGCAACAAAACCCTTTGATTCAGATATGAAGTCCCTTCTTCAGATACTCTTTCTTGTGGCCATGCTAATGCCTTTGGTCACTGCTGATTCACAAACACTACACCAAAAAGAATCACCATTCCTCAGCACCATCAAAAGCCACAACAATACAAAAAACTCAGTTACCCCATCTTCTGAAAGTGAAGAATTAGCCTCTCTCCGTGGAGCCAAAAGCCTCCATGGCCGTGGGGCCATGACTTGTGATAAATACCCGAGAGTTTGTCGCGCTAAGGGCAGCGAAGGACCTGATTGTTGCAAGAAGAAATGTGTGAATGTGTCGAGGGACAGAAATAACTGTGGCATGTGTGGGAAAAAGTGCAAGTACTCGCAAGTGTGTTGCAAAGGTAAGTGTGTGAATCCTATGTCTGACAAGCACCATTGTGGAAAATGTGGCAACAAGTGCACCAAAGGGGATTTCTGCGTTTTTGGTTTGTGTAGCTATGCGTGAATGAAGCATAGGGGCATCTACTTCGAATGAAGGACAATATTCaattaattagttttgattATTTGGTAGAGTACGAAAGATTAATGgttcaaaaaatataatctattatTTGTATGTGACTCAATAAACGGACCAAAAGAGATCATTTTAGGATTATATAGATGATTTGCTGTTATGTGTAACtatgatttttttcatttgttcttgttgaataaatttaattaatttgatagcAATCTTGAGTAAAAGAGTAGTCTAACTCTTATACACGTTTTGAGAATTTGATTATTAAGTAATAcaaagaatttttatatattatgggTCAACTCTATTCGCAGATTAGCTTTGAGCTTATTGGGTTAAAAATGGACCATAGactttttattaagttaaaaacaAACGAGTTTAATCTAActcataaaattttagaaaatggtaTTTTAAAAGTGATACTAGTTTAAAAATACtgaaacttaattattttaatattaaaattttttagtataaataaaattgttataaacgattttcattattttaaaacaagtGATTTCTTTAGGTGTTTTGTCTTTTCAATAGTTTAATTAAAGAAATGAGACTTTAGAATTGATCCTTTCAGTAAGATCTTTAATAATATCAACTTACATttgataaacaaataaattatatatctaaattatttaaatattattaataatcttttagtattcaaaaatattagtaaataattatactaaaaaaatataaaatataataaaatatatttaattaagtttcaagtcctccataaatttaaatttttttaaaataaattcttaataaatttttataatatattaaatacttaataaatttttataatatatcgAATACTtcgtaaaattatatttcttaattgagttgatgtttatttaatttttcagttAATTAATtggtataattaataaatggtCGACATAAATGTTATCTTGATTTTTTCATGTTACTGAATAATTaccatatattattttacttttactattctaaaattttatagttttacaaATAATCTCATACCTATTCTAATTATCACTTCTTATAAATTTGCAATTATGAATCCTATATGAACCGCTCTATTAGTTCCATTGTCGCACAAGCTATATTCtcatgttttcatatttctttttaataaggTTAGGTACAACaagtaaagataaatattttggtaTCGGATCAACTTATATAGATTGTGATTAAATAaacattgatattttataaatttagataaatatattGGTTATAGACTATGTGAAAGAGAATAAACACGAcccaataataaataatataaatcgGAAAGCTATACGTAAAATGACAACTTTCGATGATAATGAGTTACAACAAAGACCTCAATAGTTAATTGAGTACtataaaaaaacacttaaaGGTTGCACTACCACATATTAGATGAAGAATGAAACCTAATTTTGGATTTTTCgtatttcagaagaaactttcATTAACTTTAACGACCAGAATGGTCATTTGTTCAATATATTGTTAACTTCGATGAgttgaataaattcttaaatttttaatacaGTGTTTAATGTTGATTTAAATGATTGgttggattttaaaaaattaaacatacaaCACATATTGTCACTAGAATCAAgttgtaattttaatatataattaaaagtaaaatggaaaaatttgtataacattaaactaaaataattacattattaatttcactttttaattttttatatttaatattttctatttgacattttgtaaaattaaaataataatctataataaaaaattatatacaaaataaataaaatcataaaaatactaatatttatttttataattatcatagaatttttataatttattgttattttaaaaataaagtaaacacATATGTgcactaatatataatattacttgTTTGATACCTTAACTTTTTGGtttagttcaatttggtctccatattttttgttggttcaatttagtactccaattatttaaaagggttCAACAATTTAGTAtcccaattatttaaaagtgttcaatttagtcatctCCATTAAGTTAATACCGTGTTCATACAGAATATGTGTCAAGCGGtgaaaattttttaactattttttactttttttttttttttctaaaaatttatagtttGCCACACATGTCAAGTTACTATTGTGTCACGTGACAGTTTACAGTCATAACACGTGATAGTGGTATaacttgttttcaatttagtcctttattaaaaaattttgttcaacttagtacccaaattctttaaaacaatacaattttgtcctttcaaatttgagactaaattagtgaataagtttaattataatttatatatacatattaaaattattgttttgaatttatacatcaaatcactacacctaaatattcaaattaattttaaggtaaaaatgtacaaaataaaataatttg
This portion of the Vigna unguiculata cultivar IT97K-499-35 chromosome 6, ASM411807v1, whole genome shotgun sequence genome encodes:
- the LOC114187151 gene encoding pyridoxal phosphate homeostasis protein-like, coding for MASSAAPSLKAVLDRVQGATERSGRNLQEIRVVAASKTKSVSALRQVYDAGHRSFGENYVQEILQKAPELPDDIEWHLIGNLQSNKVKPLIAGVPNLACVETVDDEKIANLLDRAVANVGRKPLKVFVQVNTSGETSKFGVEPALCVDLAKHITNCPNLEFSGLMTIGMLDYSSTPENFKMLSNCRSEVCKALGIPETQCELSMGMTGDFEQAIEMGSTNVRIGTAIFGAREYPKKDEK
- the LOC114186574 gene encoding stigma-specific STIG1-like protein 1; translation: MKLLKTLFLVLFIMALAITVATSSEWNEETKSLRGTSRFLSQNGRVALTCEKNPKICLVKGSAGPDCCNNKCVKFLTDRQNCGRCGKKCSFGKICCEGKCVNPNTNKKHCGKCGNKCNAKGSCVFGMCSYA
- the LOC114189187 gene encoding stigma-specific STIG1-like protein 1, with product MKSLLQILFLVAMLMPLVTADSQTLHQKESPFLSTIKSHNNTKNSVTPSSESEELASLRGAKSLHGRGAMTCDKYPRVCRAKGSEGPDCCKKKCVNVSRDRNNCGMCGKKCKYSQVCCKGKCVNPMSDKHHCGKCGNKCTKGDFCVFGLCSYA